A single genomic interval of Shewanella psychropiezotolerans harbors:
- a CDS encoding Preprotein translocase subunit SecY — MFYNQDIALRFPKGKFAMWSVYSFTGASILASIVFSLLLFLSIDDDPVMQLLFGGLAVIFELGKFFAWYEVGERHARRNYPGMLSALVFYMVLAAISIGGSVGGINSATNKAQEHVNVQQSKVNAYNMQIQSIDEQIQLNNVAAEKYIQMERIATGVTRIQKENNKLRQEQQALAMERDNLPVVSQGSVIGLIDSLASFLNIQASTAQLGLVVFLSVLLDFFAAFFVGLIGEENRFRHQFHNMKPLTIEGFSPAESKSPELLSHFDDADIVNEAEKTPYEQVLQALSLNRVNCSKRAVSKYLNFSNDEVDEIFKRLFDEGIVSKKANNHFQWHGVAKAEIEAELA, encoded by the coding sequence ATGTTTTACAACCAAGATATAGCCCTGCGTTTCCCGAAAGGTAAGTTTGCCATGTGGAGCGTCTACAGCTTCACTGGCGCTTCCATCTTAGCCTCCATCGTATTCTCCTTATTGCTGTTTCTGTCCATCGATGACGATCCAGTTATGCAGTTATTGTTTGGCGGCCTGGCGGTGATTTTTGAACTGGGTAAATTTTTTGCCTGGTATGAGGTGGGTGAGCGACATGCGAGACGTAACTATCCGGGCATGTTATCTGCGTTGGTTTTCTACATGGTGCTGGCCGCCATCTCTATCGGTGGCTCAGTGGGCGGTATTAACAGTGCCACCAATAAGGCACAGGAACATGTGAATGTGCAGCAGAGCAAGGTGAACGCTTACAACATGCAGATCCAGTCTATCGATGAACAGATCCAGCTCAATAACGTTGCCGCCGAGAAATACATTCAGATGGAGCGTATAGCCACAGGGGTGACCCGCATTCAGAAAGAGAATAATAAGCTGAGACAGGAGCAACAAGCCCTGGCGATGGAGCGAGATAACTTGCCTGTAGTCAGTCAGGGTTCTGTCATAGGCTTGATCGACAGTTTAGCCAGCTTCTTGAACATTCAGGCTAGCACGGCTCAACTCGGCCTGGTGGTCTTTCTCTCGGTACTGTTAGATTTCTTCGCCGCCTTCTTCGTCGGCCTCATCGGCGAGGAGAATCGTTTTCGCCATCAGTTCCACAACATGAAGCCACTGACCATAGAGGGATTTAGCCCGGCAGAGAGTAAATCACCCGAGTTACTGTCACATTTTGACGATGCTGACATTGTGAATGAAGCCGAGAAAACGCCCTATGAACAGGTGCTGCAGGCATTAAGTCTGAATCGGGTGAATTGCAGTAAACGGGCGGTGAGCAAGTACTTAAATTTCTCCAATGACGAGGTGGATGAGATTTTCAAGAGGCTGTTTGATGAGGGCATAGTCAGCAAGAAAGCCAATAACCATTTTCAGTGGCATGGAGTCGCCAAGGCTGAGATTGAGGCTGAACTCGCCTAG